The proteins below come from a single Salvelinus fontinalis isolate EN_2023a chromosome 1, ASM2944872v1, whole genome shotgun sequence genomic window:
- the LOC129835802 gene encoding leucine-rich repeat-containing protein 18-like yields the protein MAKGNKQSKEPKGRKITLKMAKLALKLTVDGKRRLDLSNMEIASFPKCILKLCDVDELDLSRNMLKKIPDSIDKFVNLRSLDLHTNQLDHVPEAIGHLQNLNSLNLCNNLLSSIGLPKEIGLLQKLRSLNLGMNLLESIPSSIAALKELRHLGLFNNRLTRVPECLRNLPHLESVNLKCNPIPSGDDKGIDPIQRVECLYLVRESCLCTSCLKKVKDARQRLDSRLSRAPAHGRSIFAGLITPNSVAQEDQATWSKESH from the exons ATGGCCAAGGGAAACAAGCAGTCAAAAGAGCCCAAAGGCCGGAAGATCACACTGAAGATGGCAAAGCTGGCGCTGAAGCTGACCGTGGACGGCAAACGTCGGCTGGACCTCAGCAACATGGAGATCGCCAGCTTTCCCAAGTGCATCCTGAAGCTGTGTGATGTGGACGAGCTGGACCTGAGCCGCAACATGCTCAAGAAGATCCCTGACTCCATCGACAAGTTCGTCAACCTCCGCTCGCTGGATCTCCACACCAACCAGCTGGACCACGTTCCGGAAGCTATCGGGCACCTCCAGAACCTAAACAGCCTCAACCTGTGTAACAACCTACTGAGCAGTATAGGACTCCCCAAAGAGATTGGCCTCCTGCAGAAGCTGAGGAGCCTCAACCTGGGCATGAACCTCCTTGAAAGCATCCCGTCCTCCATCGCAGCCCTCAAGGAGCTGCGCCACCTGGGCCTGTTCAACAACCGCCTGACCCGGGTGCCCGAGTGCCTCCGCAACCTGCCCCACCTTGAGAGCGTCAACCTGAAGTGTAACCCAATCCCCTCGGGGGATGACAAAGGCATAGACCCCATCCAGAGGGTGGAATGTCTGTACCTGGTGAGGGAGAGCTGCCTGTGTACCTCCTGCCTCAAGAAGGTCAAAGACGCCAGGCAGAGGTTGGACAGCAGGCTAAGCAGAGCCCCTGCTCATGGGAGGTCCATCTTCGCCGGCCTGATCACACCCAACTCGGTGGCGCAGGAGGACCAGGCCACCTGGAG TAAGGAATCACACTAG